The Musa acuminata AAA Group cultivar baxijiao chromosome BXJ2-2, Cavendish_Baxijiao_AAA, whole genome shotgun sequence genome has a segment encoding these proteins:
- the LOC103975620 gene encoding cytochrome b5, whose translation MATLSKLYSMREAAEHNTRDDCWVVIHGKVYDVTSYLDEHPGGDDVLLSAAGRDSTEDFEDAGHSKSARELMQDYYIGELDPDTVIPELEIFRKEKSSALTTMLMNKTVQYLAVPAVILGVSVVAGILFSRSK comes from the exons ATGGCGACCCTAAGCAAGTTGTATTCGATGCGAGAAGCCGCGGAGCACAACACCAGGGACGATTGCTGGGTCGTCATACACGGCAAG GTGTATGATGTGACTTCATATTTGGATGAGCACCCAGGAGGAGATGATGTGCTCCTCTCAGCGGCTG GGAGGGACTCGACTGAAGACTTTGAAGATGCTGGGCACAGCAAAAGTGCTCGTGAGCTGATGCAAGATTATTATATCGGGGAGCTAGATCCAGACACTGTTATTCCAGAGCTTGAGATTTTTCGGAAAGAAAAATCATCTGCTTTAACCACCATGCTCATGAACAAGACGGTGCAGTATTTGGCAGTCCCTGCGGTCATCCTTGGGGTCTCAGTAGTTGCCGGCATTTTGTTCTCACGAAGCAAGTAA
- the LOC135586241 gene encoding uncharacterized protein LOC135586241 produces the protein MFASTYHRRKKLPVLEEKRKQSLRSRLQVATFERSQLPRTVFDQGPICSRFNEIHVHELRLPSSNEGEAKGAKECVGLKKVHGGAVSQSLFARGLFFVVFCRLCPYPTLHEQKSEIEEFQNQDHAPIKCKGFTLTIMMAHDRDIREASMRGSDAYGCDNTHKTKLIRPQYTMWYVEVMMWILLILGDPDSITQNHGVISGSCPVSSCIEPQQVYTSKQCYGLRAVSAVD, from the exons ATGTTT GCCTCCACATACCACAGAAGAAAAAAGTTACCTGTTCTTGAGGAAAAAAGAAAACAGTCTCTCCGCAGCAGGTTACAGGTCGCAACATTCGAGAGATCCCAGCTTCCCAGGACTGTCTTTGACCAAGGTCCCATCTGTTCAAGGTTCAATGAG ATACATGTACATGAGTTGCGTTTGCCTTCATCCAACGAGGGAGAAGCAAAAGGAGCAAAGGAATGTGTGGGACTCAAGAAGGTGCACGGTGGAGCTGTCAGCCAGAGTCTCTTTGCACGAGGGCTCTTCTTTGTCGTTTTCTGCCGTCTCTGTCCCTAT CCAACATTGCATGAGCAAAAATCAGAAATTGAGGAATTCCAAAACCAAGATCATGCGCCAATCAAGTGCAAAGGTTTCACTTTGACCATAATGATGGCCCATGACAGGGACATACGAGAGGCAAGCATGAGGGGGAGCGACGCATACGGCTGTGACAATACGCACAAAACCAAGCTGATCCGTCCACAGTATACCATGTGGTACGTCGAG GTGATGATGTGGATTCTGCTGATACTGGGCGATCCAGATAGTATAACGCAG AACCATGGCGTTATCTCAGGTTCTTGCCCGGTTTCAAGCTGCATAGAACCCCAGCAGGTCTACACCTCCAAGCAATGCTACGGTTTACGTGCGGTCTCTGCTGTGGATTAA
- the LOC135583353 gene encoding cytochrome P450 85A1-like isoform X1 has protein sequence MVVLLMVLGLALAFLVTCSALLRWNEVRYRKKSLPPGTMGWPVFGETTEFLKQGPSFMKNKRLRHGSLFKSHILGCPTVVCMDPELNRFILMNEGKGFIPGYPQSMLDVLGRSNIAAVHGSLHKIMRSVMLGLVSPPLIRDQLLPKIDEFMRSYIDDWNGRVIDIQEKTKEMALMSALKQIASIETGPVSKGLRTEIFKLVLGTLSLPINFPGTNYYRGLKARKKVVSMLHGIIEQRRISRCSYNDILDHLLKIDPSSKVKLDDEQIIDLMIALIYSGYETVSTTSMMAVKYIHDHPRVLDELRNEHLKIHNEKSCKDAIDWNNYKSMTFTRAVILETLRMATVVNGVLRKTTQDMEMKGFTIPKGWRIYVYTREINYDPFMYPEPLTFNPWRWQESNLDSHQHFMLFGGGSRMCPGKELGTAEIATFLHYFVTRYRWEEVGGDKILKFPRVQAPNGLHIRVWEN, from the exons ATGGTGGTCTTGTTGATGGTGCTTGGGTTGGCACTGGCCTTCCTCGTCACCTGTAGTGCTCTGTTGAGATGGAATGAGGTGAGGTACAGGAAGAAGAGCCTGCCTCCGGGGACTATGGGTTGGCCAGTCTTTGGGGAGACTACAGAGTTCCTGAAGCAAGGTCCTAGCTTCATGAAAAACAAGAGACTTAG GCATGGGAGTTTGTTCAAGTCACATATACTGGGATGTCCTACAGTGGTGTGCATGGATCCAGAACTCAACAGGTTCATTCTAATGAATGAAGGAAAAGGCTTCATTCCTGGCTATCCACAGTCCATGTTGGATGTACTGGGGAGATCCAACATTGCTGCTGTGCATGGTTCCCTGCATAAGATTATGAGGAGTGTCATGCTTGGCCTCGTGAGCCCCCCCTTGATCAGGGACCAGCTCCTGCCCAAGATTGATGAGTTCATGAGGTCCTACATTGATGATTGGAATGGAAGAGTCATTGACATCCAAGAGAAAACAAAGGAG ATGGCACTGATGTCAGCATTGAAGCAAATTGCTAGCATTGAGACAGGTCCAGTCTCGAAGGGCCTAAGAACAGAGATCTTCAAACTTGTTCTTGGGACTCTTTCCTTACCAATCAATTTTCCTGGCACAAACTACTATCGAGGCCTGAAG GCAAGGAAGAAGGTTGTAAGCATGTTGCATGGGATTATAGAGCAAAGAAGAATCTCAAGATGCTCCTACAATGACATTCTTGATCACCTCCTAAAGATTGATCCAAGCTCCAAAGTAAAACTTGATGATGAACAGATCATCGATCTGATGATTGCCTTAATCTATTCTGGATATGAAACTGTTTCAACAACTTCGATGATGGCTGTTAAATATATCCATGATCATCCTAGAGTCCTTGATGAACTCAGG AATGAACATCTGAAAATTCATAATGAAAAGTCCTGCAAGGATGCAATTGATTGGAACAACTACAAGTCCATGACTTTTACTCGTGCA GTAATACTGGAGACTCTAAGAATGGCCACAGTGGTCAATGGGGTACTTCGAAAGACAACCCAGGACATGGAAATGAAAG GTTTCACAATACCAAAAGGTTGGAGAATTTATGTCTACACTAGAGAGATAAACTATGATCCTTTTATGTATCCAGAACCTTTAACCTTCAACCCATGGAGATGGCAG GAGAGCAACCTAGATTCACACCAGCATTTCATGCTGTTTGGAGGAGGAAGTAGGATGTGCCCAGGAAAAGAATTGGGAACAGCAGAAATTGCAACATTCCTTCACTATTTTGTAACCAGATACAG ATGGGAAGAAGTTGgaggtgataaaatactaaaatttcCAAGAGTACAAGCTCCGAACGGCCTGCACATCCGTGTATGGGAAAACTAG
- the LOC135583353 gene encoding cytochrome P450 85A1-like isoform X2: MLFSHIYRHGSLFKSHILGCPTVVCMDPELNRFILMNEGKGFIPGYPQSMLDVLGRSNIAAVHGSLHKIMRSVMLGLVSPPLIRDQLLPKIDEFMRSYIDDWNGRVIDIQEKTKEMALMSALKQIASIETGPVSKGLRTEIFKLVLGTLSLPINFPGTNYYRGLKARKKVVSMLHGIIEQRRISRCSYNDILDHLLKIDPSSKVKLDDEQIIDLMIALIYSGYETVSTTSMMAVKYIHDHPRVLDELRNEHLKIHNEKSCKDAIDWNNYKSMTFTRAVILETLRMATVVNGVLRKTTQDMEMKGFTIPKGWRIYVYTREINYDPFMYPEPLTFNPWRWQESNLDSHQHFMLFGGGSRMCPGKELGTAEIATFLHYFVTRYRWEEVGGDKILKFPRVQAPNGLHIRVWEN, from the exons ATGTTGTTTTCTCACATCTATAGGCATGGGAGTTTGTTCAAGTCACATATACTGGGATGTCCTACAGTGGTGTGCATGGATCCAGAACTCAACAGGTTCATTCTAATGAATGAAGGAAAAGGCTTCATTCCTGGCTATCCACAGTCCATGTTGGATGTACTGGGGAGATCCAACATTGCTGCTGTGCATGGTTCCCTGCATAAGATTATGAGGAGTGTCATGCTTGGCCTCGTGAGCCCCCCCTTGATCAGGGACCAGCTCCTGCCCAAGATTGATGAGTTCATGAGGTCCTACATTGATGATTGGAATGGAAGAGTCATTGACATCCAAGAGAAAACAAAGGAG ATGGCACTGATGTCAGCATTGAAGCAAATTGCTAGCATTGAGACAGGTCCAGTCTCGAAGGGCCTAAGAACAGAGATCTTCAAACTTGTTCTTGGGACTCTTTCCTTACCAATCAATTTTCCTGGCACAAACTACTATCGAGGCCTGAAG GCAAGGAAGAAGGTTGTAAGCATGTTGCATGGGATTATAGAGCAAAGAAGAATCTCAAGATGCTCCTACAATGACATTCTTGATCACCTCCTAAAGATTGATCCAAGCTCCAAAGTAAAACTTGATGATGAACAGATCATCGATCTGATGATTGCCTTAATCTATTCTGGATATGAAACTGTTTCAACAACTTCGATGATGGCTGTTAAATATATCCATGATCATCCTAGAGTCCTTGATGAACTCAGG AATGAACATCTGAAAATTCATAATGAAAAGTCCTGCAAGGATGCAATTGATTGGAACAACTACAAGTCCATGACTTTTACTCGTGCA GTAATACTGGAGACTCTAAGAATGGCCACAGTGGTCAATGGGGTACTTCGAAAGACAACCCAGGACATGGAAATGAAAG GTTTCACAATACCAAAAGGTTGGAGAATTTATGTCTACACTAGAGAGATAAACTATGATCCTTTTATGTATCCAGAACCTTTAACCTTCAACCCATGGAGATGGCAG GAGAGCAACCTAGATTCACACCAGCATTTCATGCTGTTTGGAGGAGGAAGTAGGATGTGCCCAGGAAAAGAATTGGGAACAGCAGAAATTGCAACATTCCTTCACTATTTTGTAACCAGATACAG ATGGGAAGAAGTTGgaggtgataaaatactaaaatttcCAAGAGTACAAGCTCCGAACGGCCTGCACATCCGTGTATGGGAAAACTAG